Proteins found in one Geomonas subterranea genomic segment:
- a CDS encoding cytochrome ubiquinol oxidase subunit I, with protein MDNLLAARALMGVSFVFHIIYATLGIGLPLLLMLAEERGEHTGTRATSCREGALNRIGCENFNFVLCWFGRYARFYDQRSAR; from the coding sequence ATGGACAACCTCCTCGCCGCCCGGGCCCTCATGGGCGTTTCCTTTGTCTTCCACATCATCTATGCGACCCTTGGCATCGGGCTGCCTCTCTTATTGATGCTCGCTGAAGAACGGGGTGAGCACACTGGCACCAGAGCTACCTCCTGCCGGGAAGGAGCCCTAAACAGGATTGGATGTGAAAATTTTAACTTTGTGCTATGCTGGTTTGGGCGGTATGCCAGATTCTACGACCAAAGGAGTGCAAGATGA
- a CDS encoding MBL fold metallo-hydrolase: protein MKFMQVRNDTARIEYGGKRFLIDPVFADKGAYPAFAGTVNGHLRNPLVDLPVPVETLLDVDAVIVTHTHLDHWDDAAKNQIPKQMPVFAQNEKDAAGLRGAGFTDVTVITEQTDFAGITLIKTSGQHGSDAAMAKLGDRLGEVCGVLFRHPDENPLYLAGDTVWNRHVADALREYKPGVIVLNCGDAQIIGIGSIIMGKEDVYEVWKAAPDATIIASHMEAMNHAVLSRKELRDFLKENGMMQRVLVPEDGETCEL from the coding sequence ATGAAGTTCATGCAGGTTCGCAACGACACAGCCAGGATCGAATACGGCGGCAAGAGATTTCTGATCGACCCGGTTTTCGCGGATAAAGGCGCATACCCGGCCTTCGCGGGAACGGTCAACGGGCATCTGCGCAACCCGCTGGTGGACCTGCCGGTTCCCGTGGAGACGCTGCTCGATGTTGACGCCGTTATCGTCACCCACACCCATCTCGACCACTGGGATGATGCCGCGAAAAATCAAATACCGAAGCAGATGCCGGTCTTCGCGCAGAACGAAAAAGATGCCGCAGGACTCCGGGGGGCTGGCTTTACCGACGTCACCGTTATCACAGAGCAAACCGATTTCGCCGGCATCACTCTCATAAAAACATCCGGACAGCATGGCAGCGACGCGGCCATGGCGAAACTGGGAGATCGTTTGGGAGAGGTATGCGGAGTGCTCTTCCGTCATCCCGACGAGAACCCCCTCTATCTCGCCGGCGACACCGTCTGGAACCGGCATGTGGCTGACGCACTGCGGGAGTACAAGCCGGGCGTTATCGTCCTGAACTGCGGGGATGCCCAGATTATCGGGATCGGCTCCATAATCATGGGGAAGGAGGACGTATATGAAGTCTGGAAAGCAGCGCCGGACGCCACCATCATAGCAAGCCACATGGAGGCCATGAACCACGCGGTGCTGTCACGTAAAGAATTGCGTGACTTCCTGAAGGAAAATGGCATGATGCAGCGAGTGCTGGTGCCTGAGGACGGAGAGACCTGCGAGTTGTAA
- a CDS encoding SRPBCC domain-containing protein: protein MKPIHSETVLQTTRERVWELLSDFALYPQWNPLFPKFAGPGTVGGAHELVVHLPGIDPFAVQATLVTIGGGVLSWRSTFGGRFFLSWTFSCSLELVDHERLKVRLESEFCGMLAPLFRFALARSMAEGMEQLNQALRRWGEKGNVRCMRC from the coding sequence ATGAAACCTATCCATTCCGAAACAGTTCTGCAGACGACCAGGGAGAGGGTGTGGGAACTCCTTAGCGACTTTGCCCTTTATCCGCAGTGGAATCCCCTGTTCCCGAAGTTTGCCGGACCCGGGACGGTAGGAGGCGCCCACGAACTCGTGGTCCATCTCCCCGGGATAGATCCTTTCGCCGTGCAGGCGACCCTGGTCACTATAGGGGGAGGGGTGCTGTCGTGGCGCAGTACCTTTGGGGGGCGGTTTTTTCTTTCCTGGACCTTTTCCTGCAGCCTCGAGCTTGTTGATCACGAGCGTCTTAAGGTCCGGCTGGAATCCGAGTTTTGCGGGATGCTGGCGCCCCTGTTTCGTTTCGCCCTTGCCAGGTCGATGGCAGAGGGGATGGAGCAACTGAACCAGGCACTGCGCCGCTGGGGCGAAAAGGGAAATGTCCGCTGCATGAGGTGCTGA
- a CDS encoding metal-dependent hydrolase, whose protein sequence is MFIGHFAVGLGAKAAAPKTSLGTLFLASQFVDLLWPTLLLLGFERVHIAPGITSVTPLDFEWYPISHSLLAVTGWAVLVALVYQAARKYTPGAIVLGLAVLSHWFLDLVVHRPDLPLVPGGSMKVGMNLWNSLAGTFIVEMGLFAVGLVLYLRKTNARDAVGRWGLWALIVLLMGIYLGNLFGPPPPSVAAIAWVGQSQWLLVLWGYWVDRHRTAIEPALRSAYT, encoded by the coding sequence ATGTTCATAGGTCACTTCGCCGTCGGCCTTGGCGCCAAAGCAGCAGCCCCCAAGACATCGTTAGGCACCCTCTTTCTGGCATCCCAGTTCGTGGACCTACTCTGGCCCACCCTGCTCCTGTTGGGTTTCGAGCGAGTCCACATCGCCCCAGGCATTACCAGTGTCACTCCCCTCGATTTCGAATGGTATCCCATCTCCCACAGCTTGTTGGCCGTCACCGGCTGGGCGGTGCTTGTCGCCCTGGTTTACCAGGCAGCAAGAAAGTATACCCCTGGCGCGATTGTCTTGGGCTTGGCCGTCCTGAGTCACTGGTTCCTGGATCTCGTGGTACACCGTCCCGACCTGCCGCTTGTTCCCGGCGGCAGTATGAAAGTAGGCATGAACCTTTGGAACTCCCTGGCCGGGACCTTTATTGTCGAAATGGGACTCTTTGCTGTTGGGCTGGTGCTCTATCTGAGGAAGACCAACGCGAGGGATGCCGTCGGCAGGTGGGGACTATGGGCGCTGATAGTTTTGCTGATGGGTATTTACTTGGGCAACCTCTTCGGCCCTCCCCCACCCAGCGTCGCTGCCATCGCCTGGGTAGGTCAGTCCCAATGGTTGCTCGTCCTGTGGGGCTACTGGGTGGACAGGCACAGAACGGCGATCGAGCCAGCGCTTCGAAGTGCTTACACCTAA